In one Pseudomonadales bacterium genomic region, the following are encoded:
- a CDS encoding molecular chaperone TorD family protein, which produces MIAPTRPSEGDLRLQFTPATAAQRSLIYQQLCVAFSYPDSECESGLALPDRATNAGTVFLDAFDPGVSSRACSLHETDHCGTERTALFEELLRFYSYFGLARAATSELPDHLTVQLEFLHFLSFLQHRTEQKGDSAAHIICAQYDFLTRHLLRLARGIVATFNCDDRHYAALVAVLGQFVEEEFLQLGSERAGSLNRS; this is translated from the coding sequence ATGATCGCCCCGACCCGGCCCTCGGAGGGCGACCTTCGATTGCAGTTCACACCCGCTACAGCAGCACAACGCAGTCTCATCTACCAGCAGCTTTGTGTCGCGTTCAGTTACCCGGACAGCGAATGCGAATCCGGCCTTGCTCTTCCGGATCGCGCGACCAACGCGGGTACCGTTTTTCTCGACGCATTCGATCCGGGAGTATCGAGCAGAGCCTGTTCGCTCCACGAGACCGATCATTGCGGAACGGAACGGACGGCGCTGTTCGAAGAGCTCCTGCGCTTTTACTCCTATTTCGGCCTTGCCCGTGCTGCGACGAGTGAACTGCCCGACCATCTGACAGTGCAGCTCGAATTCCTGCACTTTCTCAGCTTTCTTCAACACCGGACCGAGCAGAAAGGAGATTCAGCCGCACACATCATCTGTGCACAGTACGACTTCCTGACCCGGCATCTGCTGCGATTAGCCCGCGGAATCGTGGCCACATTCAACTGCGATGACCGCCACTACGCTGCTCTGGTTGCGGTGTTAGGCCAGTTCGTCGAGGAGGAATTCCTGCAACTGGGCTCTGAGCGTGCAGGATCATTGAATCGCAGCTGA